GGCGGCGAGAGCCTGCCGAAGACCGAGCCCGGTTATGCTGCGCTGCTCACGACCGCGGATCTGCTCGTTGCCAGGATGGTTCCGGGGACGCGGATGCGCATCAAGCTCGGCCTGCCGCAGCGCAAGTTCTTCAGCAAGGCGAACAAGGAATGCGGCGAAATACCGGCCGCCAAGGTCGTTGTCGTGACACAAAGGAACGCTGTAGACAAACCGGGCTTCAGCCGCTTCTTCCGGCCGGCCGACCCTTATTTGAATGGCGAGTGCAGCGACGACGATGGCTATTTCATCCGGCAGGAATTTCTGGTGCCTGTGCAGTAGCCTCCTGCTCGTGGTCGCCACGCCGCTCGTCGCAGCTGAGACGAAGCTGTTCGAAAGCGTGCAGGTGACGCCGGCCAGCGAGTATACGTTCGGCATCGAAGGGCCCGCCGCCGATCTCGATGGCAACCTCTTCGTGGTCAATTTCGGCAAGCCCGGCACCATCGGCCGATTACCGGCGGGCGGTGCGGCGTCGGAAGCCTTCACCGCACTCCCCGAGGGCAGCGTCGGCAACGCCATCCGCTTCGATCGCAACGGCACGATGTTCATCGCCGACTACAAGAAGCACAACATTTTTGCGATCCCGAAGGGCGCAACCGAGCCCAGCGTCTGGTTTCACTCCGACGAGATGAACCAGCCCAACGACATCACTATCGCCCGCGACGGCACGATCTATGCGAGCGATCCGAACTGGAAAGGCCGGGAAGGCCATATCTGGCGCATTGCGAAAGCCGCCGATGGCACGGTGCAGGGACAAATCATGTCGGCGCCGCGCGCGATGGGCACTACCAACGGCATCGATCTCAGTCCTGACGGCAAGACACTCTATGTCGGTGAATCCAGCAATGGACAGGTCTGGTCCTACGCCATCCGCGGCAATGACCTCACCGACGCAAAGCTCGTCAAGGCATTCCAGCCCGACACCATCGACGGCCTGCGCACCGATGTCGTCGGCCGCCTCTACGTCGCGCGCATTCTCAAGGGGACGATCGCGCTGATGAAGCCCAACGGCGCAGTCGAGCGCGAGATCGCGCTGAAGGGCAAAGAGCCAACCAATCTCGCCTTCGGCGGCAGCGACGGCAAGACCGTCTTCGTCACCCAGCGTCAGGGCGGCTTCATCGAATCCTTCCGCACCGACCAGCAGGGTCGCGAGCACTGTCTCCAGCGCGGGCGCTGCTAGGCTGGTCAAAGGCGCTCCGCTCTTGACGCAGGGCCGAAGCGCGAAGGCGGCATTGTTCTTGCTTGCATCTGGCCGCTGCGGGGATTTAGACATTCCGTGGCATCGTCAGAGAGCACGCGACCACGGAGTGTTGAGTGAAAGCCGTCCATACCGAACTGCACCGCAGCCACGATCCGCAATTCTTCCTGGTCCGCGGCGTCGTCAAGCGCACCACCGAGCAGCCTGAGCGCGCCGATCGCCTGCTCAAGGGCCTGAAGGACGGCAAGCATCGACTGGTTGAGCCGACCAAGTTCGGCCAAGGTCCGCGCGCGCGGATTCACAGCCCCGAATATCTGTCGTTTCTGAGTGAAGCCTGGGATGCCTGGACGGCGCTCGGCGATTCCGGTCCGGAGATGATCGGCAACATTCATCCCGTGCGCCATGCCGCGACCTATCCGACGCATATCGTCGGCCGACTCGGCTGGCATACCGCCGATACCGCCGCGCCGATCGGCCCGGGCACCTGGGCCGCGGCCTGCGCGGCGACGGATGTCGCGGTCACCGCGGCGCAGATGGTGATGGACGGCGAGGATGCGACCTACGCGCTGTGCCGTCCGCCCGGTCATCACGCCTATCGCGACATGGCCGGCGGCTTCTGCTTCCTCAACAACAGCGCGATTGCAGCGGCACATCTGCGGCTCAAGCACGAGCGCGTCGTGATCCTCGACGTCGACGTCCACCACGGCAACGGCACGCAAGGCATCTTCTACGCGCGGCCGGATGTTTACACGATCTCGATCCACGCCGATCCGATCGCGTATTATCCGTATGTGTGGGGCTATGCGCATGAGCGCGGCGAAGGTCCCGGCCTCGGCACCAATCTCAACATTCCGCTGGCGATCGGCACGGGCGATGACGGTTACATCCAGGCGATGGATGTCGCGCGCCAGGCGATCGAATCCTTTGCGCCCGGCGCGCTCGTGATCGCGCTCGGCCTCGACGCCTCCGAGCACGATCCGTTGAAGGGCCTCGCCGTCACCACGCCCGGTTTCCGCCGCATCGGCCAGGCCATCGCGAAGATGGGCTTACCGACCGTGTTCGTGCAGGAAGGCGGTTATCTCTCGGACATCCTCGGCGCGAATTTGACCTCGGTGCTCGCGGGCTTCGAAGAGGCGCGGTGAGGTTCGCCACTCTCCGTCATTGCGAGCGAAGCGAAGCAATCCAGGATCTTTTCTTGCGGCGACTCTGGATTGCTTCGCTGCGCTCGCAATGACGACGTGGATGCAATCTTGCATGAGGGAGAGTGACTGGCTCGGCGGCATCAGGGCTCAAAACATCCCACTCGCCCTCAACGCCTTGCAGACGTGCTGCATTTCGGTCTCGTCCGCGACCATGTCGAGCATGATCGTGGTGAGGCCCTTCGCGGCAAAATCCTTCAGCTTCGCGCCGATCTCCGCATAGCTGCCGACGAGATAGGGGCAGTCGGCCTGGAAGGTGAGGAACGGCAACAGCCAGTAGCCATTGTCGTGAAGCTCGCCGGTCTGGCCGTCATAGAGGTGCCGCTTCCAGACCGAATCGGTATTCTCCATGGTCAGGGCGAGAAGCTCGCGATCGTCCGAACTGTCGCGGAAGCGTTTTTGTGCAGCGGCTCGTGCCTCGTCGCGGCTTTCGCGGGCGAAAATCCCGAAGTTCATGCCGGGGGCTTTGAGGCCGCGATCGAGATCGGGCGGCAGCATCTGCATCTTGATGCAGCCTGTCTCCTTGGCAATGCGCTGCGCCGCCTCCGACTGGCCGGCAATCAGGAACTCGGGCATCAGCTCGGCGGGCAGGCTTGGCCGGAGTTGGAGATTGGCCGCAGTGTAGAGCCGCCCGTTGAAGCTGACTGGCCGCGGACTCGAAAGCAATTGGCGCACGATCGCGACGAACTCCCCGAGCCGGACATAACGGTCGGCATGTGAGTGCGTATCGCCCAGCCCCTGCAAATCGCTGATCGCGGTCCCCGTGATCATGTTGAGATAAACTTTGCGGCCGTAGAGCTGCGCAAAGGACGAGACGAACTTCGCGGCCGTGAACGGGTGCATGTAGACCGGATTGACGGCGATCAGCGGCGACGATTGCGTCGTCGCCGCGAGGATGTGCTGGGCCATGGCCCAGGGCTCGACGAACACGTCATTGCCTTCGAACAGCAAAATGCCTTCGAAGCCGTTGCGGTCGGCGAACTCCGCCACCCGCATCAGCTCGCCGACATATTTCTTGGGATCGCGGTTGCGCGAAATCGCAGGAAAGACGCGTAGCCGCGCCGGTGTCATTCCGCCGCTCCCTGGAGCGGCCAGGCATTGCGGGTGATGCGAAGCCCGCCGGCGGCACGGGAGCCGTCGGCGATCGCCAGGCGATGCGAGGGCGACGGCGAGCACAGCGAGAAGCGCCAGCCTGCGGGATCGTCGGAGATATCGGGCTTGAAGCTGATCTCGATCGCCTCCCGCGATACCTGCATCGCGAATGCGTCGAGCGGCAGGTTGAGCCCAAAACCCCTGGCTTTCAGATAGGCTTCCTTCAGCGTCCAATAGTCGAAGAAGCGCTCGATCGCGACCGGTTCCGGCAGCTCGCGCAGCGTCTCGACCTCTTCCGGGGCAAAGAAGCGAAGCGCGGTGGAGAGCGGCGCGACGCGCCGCGACACCGTCTCGACGTCGACCCCGACGGTCTCGTGCTTCGACACGACGCAAGCCACGCAGCCGTCGGCATGGGACAGGCTGAAATGCAGTGCCGCCGAAGTCGCAGGCGCCGCGACAAAGGGCCGCCCGTAGCGGCCGGTCGAAAACGACCAATCGGTCGGTTCGACCTCCGGCGCCGCGTGCGAGAGCGCCAGGCGCAACATCGCGTGCGCGAAGATATATTGCCGCTGATGCCGCTCCAACATGAAGCGGTCGGCACGTATCCGTTCGTCGACCGAGAGCAGCCGCCGGCACGCTTCGACCGCGCCCGGCGTGTCGATGCTCTCGATCAGTCCGACAAATAGTTCAATTTCGTCGTCTGCCATCAATTGGGCCCATAGCGTCAGGCGGAGGCCAAATCCGGCCCTGACCGAAAGAATCAACCGAGCAGGAAGCAACTGAGCAGACCGTTCCTAGCGGTCCACCCGGGCAAATTCTTGTCGATTGCTGGCCGGTTTACAGGCGCAAGCTTGTGCGAGACCCCAACTCGACAGGCGAGCAG
This portion of the Bradyrhizobium diazoefficiens genome encodes:
- a CDS encoding 4'-phosphopantetheinyl transferase family protein encodes the protein MADDEIELFVGLIESIDTPGAVEACRRLLSVDERIRADRFMLERHQRQYIFAHAMLRLALSHAAPEVEPTDWSFSTGRYGRPFVAAPATSAALHFSLSHADGCVACVVSKHETVGVDVETVSRRVAPLSTALRFFAPEEVETLRELPEPVAIERFFDYWTLKEAYLKARGFGLNLPLDAFAMQVSREAIEISFKPDISDDPAGWRFSLCSPSPSHRLAIADGSRAAGGLRITRNAWPLQGAAE
- a CDS encoding LLM class flavin-dependent oxidoreductase, which codes for MTPARLRVFPAISRNRDPKKYVGELMRVAEFADRNGFEGILLFEGNDVFVEPWAMAQHILAATTQSSPLIAVNPVYMHPFTAAKFVSSFAQLYGRKVYLNMITGTAISDLQGLGDTHSHADRYVRLGEFVAIVRQLLSSPRPVSFNGRLYTAANLQLRPSLPAELMPEFLIAGQSEAAQRIAKETGCIKMQMLPPDLDRGLKAPGMNFGIFARESRDEARAAAQKRFRDSSDDRELLALTMENTDSVWKRHLYDGQTGELHDNGYWLLPFLTFQADCPYLVGSYAEIGAKLKDFAAKGLTTIMLDMVADETEMQHVCKALRASGMF
- a CDS encoding histone deacetylase family protein, whose protein sequence is MKAVHTELHRSHDPQFFLVRGVVKRTTEQPERADRLLKGLKDGKHRLVEPTKFGQGPRARIHSPEYLSFLSEAWDAWTALGDSGPEMIGNIHPVRHAATYPTHIVGRLGWHTADTAAPIGPGTWAAACAATDVAVTAAQMVMDGEDATYALCRPPGHHAYRDMAGGFCFLNNSAIAAAHLRLKHERVVILDVDVHHGNGTQGIFYARPDVYTISIHADPIAYYPYVWGYAHERGEGPGLGTNLNIPLAIGTGDDGYIQAMDVARQAIESFAPGALVIALGLDASEHDPLKGLAVTTPGFRRIGQAIAKMGLPTVFVQEGGYLSDILGANLTSVLAGFEEAR
- a CDS encoding SMP-30/gluconolactonase/LRE family protein; protein product: MAISSGRNFWCLCSSLLLVVATPLVAAETKLFESVQVTPASEYTFGIEGPAADLDGNLFVVNFGKPGTIGRLPAGGAASEAFTALPEGSVGNAIRFDRNGTMFIADYKKHNIFAIPKGATEPSVWFHSDEMNQPNDITIARDGTIYASDPNWKGREGHIWRIAKAADGTVQGQIMSAPRAMGTTNGIDLSPDGKTLYVGESSNGQVWSYAIRGNDLTDAKLVKAFQPDTIDGLRTDVVGRLYVARILKGTIALMKPNGAVEREIALKGKEPTNLAFGGSDGKTVFVTQRQGGFIESFRTDQQGREHCLQRGRC